A window of the Halopseudomonas phragmitis genome harbors these coding sequences:
- a CDS encoding DUF4334 domain-containing protein — protein sequence MSKTRKTLTALGLSAVLSSPALADELEQRWLEMIASGQAYPAETLMPLFEQLEPVSPEFMLGTWKGGKFDGGAEPDPINWYGKRFNSLTDVEPLLVHGPDGTVVTFEGLGRAQMREMKYAGVVSAALIYDQQPIMDYFRKVNDEVVIGLGDIKGKPTDFFFHLSREQD from the coding sequence ATGAGCAAGACCCGCAAAACCCTGACCGCACTCGGCCTGAGTGCCGTCCTGAGCAGCCCAGCCCTGGCTGATGAACTGGAGCAGCGCTGGCTGGAGATGATCGCCAGCGGCCAGGCCTACCCGGCCGAGACGCTGATGCCGCTGTTCGAGCAGCTCGAACCGGTCAGCCCCGAGTTCATGCTCGGTACTTGGAAAGGCGGCAAATTCGACGGCGGCGCTGAACCGGACCCGATCAACTGGTACGGCAAGCGCTTCAACTCCCTGACCGATGTCGAGCCCCTGCTGGTCCATGGCCCGGACGGCACCGTAGTCACCTTCGAGGGCCTGGGCCGGGCCCAGATGCGTGAAATGAAATACGCCGGAGTGGTTTCTGCGGCGCTGATCTACGACCAGCAACCGATCATGGACTACTTTCGCAAGGTCAATGACGAGGTGGTCATCGGTCTGGGTGACATCAAGGGCAAGCCGACCGACTTCTTCTTCCATTTGAGCCGCGAACAGGACTGA
- a CDS encoding TetR/AcrR family transcriptional regulator, with protein MNTRSAATRKPRPRIKDKRTAILQAALKVFAEGGVNGVPMPVLAEQAGVGTGTIYRYFDSKETLVNELFREEKQALHLSLYRDLDLSRPARELFDVIWQRMLAFTREAPHAYRFLELQDHRPYLDEASRTLEHELLRPILAQYRSLQQQGIFRQDVRPEVLMSLVWGAFVHLIKSERDGHITLDQADIDAARDACWSLCTG; from the coding sequence ATGAATACTCGTTCAGCAGCTACCCGCAAACCCCGCCCACGAATCAAGGACAAGCGCACCGCCATTCTTCAGGCGGCGCTCAAGGTCTTTGCCGAAGGTGGTGTCAATGGCGTACCGATGCCGGTATTGGCCGAACAGGCCGGTGTCGGCACCGGTACCATCTACCGGTATTTCGACAGCAAGGAAACCCTGGTCAACGAACTGTTCCGCGAAGAAAAACAGGCCCTGCACCTGAGCCTGTACCGCGACCTTGACCTGAGCCGACCGGCGCGAGAACTGTTCGATGTGATCTGGCAGCGCATGCTGGCCTTCACCCGTGAAGCACCGCACGCCTATCGTTTCCTTGAGCTGCAGGACCATCGTCCATATCTGGACGAGGCCAGCCGCACGCTGGAGCACGAGCTCCTGCGTCCGATACTGGCCCAGTACCGCAGCCTGCAACAGCAGGGCATCTTCCGCCAGGATGTGCGGCCGGAAGTGTTGATGTCACTGGTCTGGGGGGCCTTCGTGCACCTGATCAAGAGCGAGCGCGATGGCCACATCACGCTCGATCAGGCCGACATCGATGCGGCCCGTGATGCTTGCTGGAGTCTGTGTACCGGTTGA